CGCGGCGAACAGGAAGAGACCGAGACCGACGGCTCCGGCGTTCGGGTGGGTGAGCAACGGCGACGAGATGCGGACGGCGAGCGCGAGGAGCAACACTCCTGCGGCGACGCGGATCGACGCACGCCAGTATGCACCGTACTCTTCCGGCGACAGTTCCATGCGCCGAACTGTGTACTGGGGGTAAAAAGCCTCTTCGTCCGCCGTCGGCCGCCGCTACGAATCGCTGGTCTCGACGCCGTCGGCTAACTCCCTCGCGACTCGTGCTCCCGTCTTTCGTTCGAGCGCCCGCTCTCCGAACACCGCTCGTGCGCTCGCGGCAGCCGCCTCGTCGACGGTAAACTCGAGGTCGGGGTACGCGACGGCGGTCAACACCAGCGGCTCGGGCGCTGCAGGGGCGACGCCCTCGGGCCCCGGCAACGGCTCGGGCGAGAACACCCGGTCGACCTTCTCGAGGCTCGACGTTCCGGCCCCGATTTCGCGGACGAGAGAGACGAGTCGTCGGACGAGTTGGTGGGCGAAACCGCCGGCAGCGACGGTAAAGACGAGGTAGTCGCCGTCCCGACTCGCCTCGATCGACAGCGAGCGTTCGGTGCGGTCGGGGTCGTCGTCGGGCGTGAGGTTGTGGTAGTCGTGGCTGCCGGAGAGTTCCCGGCAGGCTTTCCGGACGAGTTCGTCGTCGACGCGGGCGACGGACTCGAGCGAGAGGGGAGTTTCACCGTCCGCAGGTGGCGCGTACAGCTGGTAGGTGTACTCTCGACGGGTCGCGTGGTGGGTCGCGTGGAACCCCTCGGGTGCGTCGGCGCTGGCCCACGCCCGAACGTCTGCAGGTAACTCCGCGTTGAACGCACGCGGCGTGAGCCAGTCCGGAACCTCGAGTCCGATCGTCTGGGCGAGCGCGGAGACGCCCCTGTCGGTTCGTCCCGCGGCGGCGTAGCCGGCCGGCTTCTCGGCGTCGGGGGCGAGCACCTCGAGCGATCGAAGCGCCTCGAAGACCGCGTCCTCGACGGTCGGGACGGACGGCTGGCGCTGGTAGCCGTAGTAGTCGGTGCCGTCGTAGGCGATCCGGAACGCACGCAGCTTTCTCTCGTCCGGGGTCGACGACGGTGTCCGGGGCGCGGGCATCGTTCGTACTCGACGATTCGCGCCACGGAGTTAGAGGCGTCGTTACTCCGTCGGCCTCGAGGCCGATGTGACTACGTTCGACGTCGAAATTTCTAGAGAGTAAAATTAATTCTCCTCAATCAATGTCATTTCGTATGAGCTTGCCCTCCACACGACGAAGCGTATTGCTGACTTTCGCCACAGCTACGAGTATCAGCCTTTCAGGATGCCTTTCCGGGGATCTAACCTCAAACGTGGAGGAGATTTTGAACGAGGACGAAGATAGACAGCTGTTATTTATCGTCCTGAACAACAATACAACCGACGAACAGCAGATCGACGTTCGGGTCGAGAAAGACGGGGAGCCCGTCGTCGAGGCGTCGTACGAACTTCCTCCAGCTGGAACCTCGAGAGCGGACGTTGCTGGAACGACGCCAGCGTCCCAGTACATGATCGAACCGAACTGGTCGGACGAACCTGCAGCGTATGGCATCCGGGTACGATATCCGGAGTCGGACTCCTGGGTCGAAAAGACGGTCGCCGAAGGCGATCACGAGCACGTCGGGGCCTGGGTTACTCTATGGCCCACTCCAGAAGTTGGAATTATCGGATATCCAGAAAGCGAGACCGAGGTAGCGGAAGGGGACCGTGCAGAGAGACGAGTGACAGTACCAGAGGTCGAAGACTGGATCGAGTCGTTTCTCGAAGATCAAGGCGAGCGTGAGTATCACGTCGAAAGCGGCTAAACTACTGTAATTTGCTTTCCCGACACAGCGAAGCAGATCCGCCCAGTAGTTCGAAATGCATATTCTCGAGGCGAAAAATCACGGCTTTAGCCGTGGAGAACGTTACTCGTCGATCCAGGATATCGCGGCCATCGCCTTCGGGAAGCCGACCGTCGGGATCTGGAGGGCGGCGACGTGTCGCAGCGGCTCCGGGTCGACGTCCTCCTCGAGCGCCCACCGGACGTGGGAGTGGACGGCTCCCTCCGACTGGGTGCCCGACGGCAGTTCCGTGAGGTCGTCGATTTCGTCGACCATGCTCACGTAGCTTCCAGACCGCCGGTGTTAACGATCGGGTGTGGTTCTATGAGGTTCGAGAACGGCTCCGTCAGGTCGACTCGAGGCCGATTTTCCGGGGTGGTGCATCTCGATATCGTGAATCACCTGCATAATCCGGGCTGACGACCTTCCCCGTGAGGGGTGGAGTTGTCCTATCATGGCGGAATCCAACGGACGTGACGTGGAGTCACACGATACTGTGCGGAACGTCGTTCTCGTCGTTCTCGATACGGCCCGCGCTACCAGCGTGGGTGAGCGAACGACCCCGACGTTGACGGGGCTGGCCGAGGAAGGAACGACGTTCGACAACGCTTTCGCAGCGGCTCCCTGGACGTTGCCTTCTCACGCGTCGATGTTCACCGGCACCTACCCGTCCGAACACGGAGCTCACGGCGGCCACACCTATCTCGACGCGGAGTTTCGAACGATCCCCGAGGCCTTCGCCGACGCTGGCTACCGAACCATCGGCGTCTCGAACAACACCTGGCTCACCGAGGAGTTCGGATTCGACCGCGGGTTCGACGAGTTACGCAAGGGCTGGCAGTACATCCAGTCGGACGCAGACATGGGCGCAGTCGTCCGGGGCGAGGACCGACGCGAGAAGATTCAGGCAGCCCGCGAGCACCTCTTCGACGGAAACCCACTCGTCAACGCAGCCAACATCCTCTACAGCGAGGTCTTCCAGCCGAGCGGTGACGACGGGGCCGACCGATCGACCACCTGGATCGCGAACTGGCTCGAGAACCGCCGCGAGGACCGGCCGTTCTTCCTCTTCTGTAACTTCATCGAACCCCACGTCGAGTACGATCCACCACGCGAGTACGCCGAGCGGTTCCTGCCCGACGGAATGAGTTACGACGAGGCGACCGACATTCGCCAGGACCCTCGCGCCTACGACTGTGGCGACTACGGACTCTCGGATCGCGACTTCGCCGCTCTCCGCGGACTGTACCGCGCCGAACTCGCGTACGTCGACGATCAACTCGCCGAGATCCGGACGGCCCTCGAGGACGCCGGCGAGTGGGAGGACACGATCTTCGTCGTCTGTGGCGATCACGGCGAACACATCGGCGAGCGCGACTTCTTCGGTCACCAGTACAACCTCTACGACACCCTGCTCGACGTTCCGCTGGTCGCCCACGGCGGGCCGTTTACCGACGGCGGCCGACGGAGCGAACTCGTCCAGTTGCTCGACCTGCCAGCGACACTGCTCGAGGCGGCCGGCATCGACGACCCGGAACTGCTCGAGCAGGGTTCGGGACAGTCACTGGTACCGTTGGTCTCGGACGCTCACACGACGCGAACTCGAGACGCCGTCTTCGCCGAGTACGTCGCCCCGCAGCCGTCGATCGAGCGTCTCGAGGCTCGGTTCGGTGAAGACGCGATTCCCGACCGCGTCCGCGAGTTCGACCGCCGTCTCCGGGCGATCCGGACGAACGAGTACAAGTACGTCGAGGGCAGCGACGGCTTCGAACGGCTTCACGACGTCTCAAGCGACCCCTCCGAGACGACGAATATAGTCGCGGACAAACCGGAACGAGCCAGGCGACTTCGGAACCGACTCGAGGAACGATTCGGTCCGCTCTCCGAGGACGCCGCTCACGACGAGGTCGAGATGCGAACCGACACGAAAGAACGGCTCGCAGACTTGGGATATCTCTGAGCCGCGACTCGAGTGCGAACGTCAAACGTACAGTCGTTCACGGGGACGGGTTTCCGCTTCCGCTGGAAACACGAACTCGTGTCCCCCTCCCTCCACGCGCGACCGGTTCCGATGCAGGCCGTTCACGATCGGTCCGACGGACGCCTCTCGATTGCCGTCGACGCAGCACCGGCAGCACTCGAGGACGTCTCGGTCGAAGTCGGCACTCGTCGCGTCCGGATCAGTATCGACGCCGGGGACGACCAGCACGAACGGACGGTCGTCTCCCCTCTCCCGATCGGTGACGATCGGAGTGCTGTCTACCACAACGGAATCCTGACGGTCACGCTCGAGACCGAAGCGGAGCGACTGTCGCGTCGCTGAGTTCCGGCGCTCTCGTACGAAACGCTGTAAAGTTTACTGGTACTCCCGATTCCGACGGTCGCGCCAGAAATGCCTTACAGCGATTCGTATCACTCGTCGACAGCTATCGACGCACCGCAGTCGGGACAGACGAGTCCCTCGTCGCCGATGCGTGCGTGATCGTGCCCACAGTCCGGGCACGTAACCGAATCCTCTCCGAGGACCGGAATGCGATCGACTCTGACGTCCTCCGACTCGCGGGGTGCACCGAGCGCCAGCGCGACGAGTCGGTCGTCCACGTCGTTCCATCCCGTCTGGAACTCACCGGGTGCGAACCGTATCGCCTCGTTCTCGCCGATCCGAACGGTCCGTGGGCCGTCGTCGTCCGCTGCTCGACCGACCTCGAACGTCGCCTCGCCTTCGAGGACGACGAACACCTCCTCCTGGTCCGGGTGGGCGTGAGCCGCGCCGCTGAATCGCTCGCCGGGTTCGAGGGCATACTGAACCATCGAGACGCCCTCGAGCGACAGCGGCTCCGTCAGATCCCGACGGTCGGTGTGGAGGTTTTCGTCGTACGGTTCGGCGGGCAGGTCGTCGATCGAGATCCGTTCCATGGCCAGATTCCGTTCGCCTGACACAAATAGGTCCCCCGCAACCTCGCCGCCAACGTTTATCCTCGCCACCGGTGTCCGTCGCCCATGACGAGATCACCGCGGCTCAACGCACTCCGTCGAACGCTCGAGGCCGGAGACGTCGCACTGGGCATTCTCGAGAGTACTTACTCGCCGGCGCTGATCGAACTGTACGGCGAACTCGGCCTCGATTTCGTCTGGATCGACCTCGAACACGGCGGTCCGAGTCCCCGTGACGGCGATCGTCTCGAGGAACTCCTGCGGGCCGCGGACGTCTCGGGGACGGAACTACTCGTTCGGCTGCCAGATCCCGATCCCGGCGCGGTCCGGAAGGTCCTCGACGCGGGCGTCCGGAACCTGTTCGTCTCGCGGATCGAGACGGCCGAGGACGTCCGGCAGGCAGTCCAGGCGGCCCGATTCGAGTACGACGGCGAGCCGGGGCAACGTGGATTCGCGAATCCCCGTGCGAGTCGCTGGGGAACCACGAACGACTACGCGGCCACCGAGGACGAGGAGATCGTCGTCGGTGCGACGATCGAACACCCGACCGCAGTCGAGAACCTCGAGGAGATCCTCGCAGTGCCAGAACTCGGCTTCGTCTTCGCCGGCCCGCTGGACCTCGCCGTCGCGACCGGCCATCCCGGCGAACCGGACCACGAGGACGTCGAGGAACTGGTCGAAGAGATTCGGACGAAGGCGCTCGAGGCCGACGTTCCCCTCGGCGGTCTCGGTTTCGGGATGGACGACGTCAACGAGAAGGTCGATGCGGGCTATCAGATATTGAACCTCGGAAGCACGACCGGCGCGTTGCAGGGGGTCGTTCGCTCGTGGTTCACCGAATACGAGGGCGAACGCGAGTGATCCGTGGCCATCGCAGCTGAAAATCCACGACTTTATCCGCCGGAGCCTGTCAGCGTCCCGTATGCTTCACGGCGAGGAGTTCTGGCTCGTCCGGTTTCTCTTCCAGCGGGGGCTGGCTATCCTCTATCTGCTCGCCTTCCTCGTCGCCGCCTTCCAGTTCCGGGCGCTGGCCGGCGAGGACGGTCTCCTGCCGCTCGAGTGGTACGCCGAAGGTGCGTCGTTTCGCGAACGGCCGAGCCTGTTCTACGTCTATCCCGACGATCGGGTCGTCGGGCTGGCGGCCTGGAGCGGCGTCGTCCTCTCTGCGATGGCGGTGCTTGCGGTACCGTACTGGCTGCCCGACGCATACGCGACGCCCGCATCGATGGTCCTGTGGGCCACGCTGTGGCTGCTCTACCTCTCGTTCGTCAACGCCGGGCAGACCTTCTACGGCTACGGCTGGGAGTCGATGCTGCTCGAGACCGGCTTCCTCGCGATCTTCCTCGGAGCAGGTCCCGTCGAGCCGCCGGTCGTCGTCTTCCTGTTGCTTCAGTGGGTGCTCTTCCGCAATATGTTCGGTGCAGGGCTGATCAAACTCCGCGGGGACGACTGCTGGCGCGACCTGACCTGCATGGACTACCACTACGAGACCCAGCCGATTCCGAACCCCGTCAGCTGGTTCGCCCACCACCTCCCCGATCGGTTCCACCGCGGCGAGACGTTCGGAAACCACGTCGTCGAACTGCTGATTCCGTTTCTCTACTTCGCGCCTCAGCCCGCCTCCTCGTTCGCCGGCGTCGTGACGATCGGCTTCATGGGCTGGCTGATGCTCACCGGGAACTTCGCGTGGCTGAACGCCCTGACGATCGTGCTCGCGATCGCGACCTTCAGCGACGGGATCCTCGAGGCCGTTCTCCCCGTCGCCGCACCCGAAACCGTCGCGACGCCGCTCTATCTCGAGGGCACGGTGATCCTGATCGCGGTCGTCGTCCTCGCGATGAGCATCCGGCCCGTCGAGAACATGCTCTCGGAGAGCCAGACGATGAACACGGCGTTCGACCCGCTGCACCTGGTCAACACCTACGGCGCGTTCGGTTCGGTGACGAAGGATCGCTACGAGGTCGTAATCCAGGGAACGACCGACGAACGGCCCGACGAGGACGCGGAGTGGCGAACCTACCGGTTCGAGGGGAAACCGACCGATCCGAGCCGTCGGCCGCCACAGATCGCGCCGTACCACCTGCGACTGGACTGGCAACTCTGGTTCGCCGCCATGCGACCGACGCCGCGTCGCCAGCCGTGGTTCTACCGCCTGCTCGTGAAACTGCTCGAGCGCGACGAGCGAACGGAGTCGTTGCTCGCCGAAGTGCCGTTCGAGGACGGCGAACAGCCGACCCACGCTCGGGCGATCCGCTACCGGTACCAGTACACGACGCCCGAAGAACGCGAGGAGACCGGCGACTGGTGGCGCCGCGAGCGGGTCGGCACCTACGTCCACCCGGTGAGCCTCGAGGAACTTCGAACGCGAGCACCGGCGGCGTAACCCCGGTTATCGATCGCTCGAACTCGAGTCGTCGTCTTCGCGGTCTCGTCTCACTGGTGGGGTCTTCGAGACGACCTGGCCCCACTGTGCCCGGTGGTCGGCGACCGACCGGTAGCCCCACTCGCGGAGGCGGCCATAGTCCTCGAAGTTCCTGAGGAACAAGACGCCGTCCCGGAGCGGCTTGGCGACGTCGGAGCGGACGAACGCCTCCTCGATCGAGGCGCCACAGGAGTAAACCCACTCGTCCGTTACCAGATGCGAGCAGGCCTCGTAGTTCTCCGGCAGTCGCTCCCGTAGCTCGGGCGTCAGATCGCTGAAGCCGACGATCCGGAGGTCGGTGCGCTCGTCGAAGAACTCGGCCCACCAGGTACAGAACCCGCAGTCGTCGTCGAAGACGAACGTGTCCTGGGTGTGGCTCACGTGAGAACAGACGGCCTCGAGGTACAAAATACGCCACCCCGACACGCGGAATACTTCCGTCGGACTCGAGAAAGATCGATATGGAGCGATTCGTGCAGGCGATCGTGGCCGGCGGAATCGCGCTCGTCGCCGGGCTCTGGCTCGTCGAACTGTTCGAGTGGTGGTCGCTCGCGTGGCTGGCTGGAGTCGTCCTCGCCGTGGTCGGTACTGGTAGTGTCTTCGCCGGGATTTTCAGCGAACTCGAGAGTGAGCTAGTTCGTGGTTCTGAGTGATCACTTCTTTCGGTATTTTCGTAGTTTTCACTCCTAACGCTCTTTACGGTAGATACTGTAGTTCCATTCGACGATGTCCATCGATCGAGACACCTTCGAGAACGCGAGCGAGGAAGAGCTTTCGGGACTTTCGGTTCCGGAGCAAGTTCTCGGGTTCCTCGCTGCAAACGAAGATCGGGCATTCAAGGCCAGGGAAATTGCCACCCAGATCAGCGTCGACGAAGGCGCTGTTAGTACAGCACTCTCGCGGTTGAAGGACCGCGATCTGGTCGAACACAAAGCGACGTACTGGGCAATCACCGAAGACGCCGACCGCCTCGAAAGATACAGCGGCTACGAGCGGGCAACTGCCCTGTTCAACGAACAGTTCGGTACGGAAGATAGGGACGCTTGGCGTGAACACGCTCCCAGCGAACCACATCCGAACGTGGAGAACGAACAGTGACTGACGAAGAGTCCCCGATCTTCGAGCGAGGCGATGTCGTCTACGGCGACGACCCGTTCAAAGGTGACGGAGCTGCTCGACCCTGGCTCATTCTCTCGAATCACGAAGGTCGTCCGTTCCACGGTGAGCAGTACATCGTACTAACGTTAACGTCGAAGTCCTGGATGGATGACCTCATCTATATCTCCGAGGAGAGTTGGATTCGTGGTGGAACGCCGGACGAGAGCCGAATAATTCCATGGGGTGTCCAATCGATCGACCACGGCGACATCGATTTTTGGCAGGGCCGACTGAAAGAGTCTCTCGTCGACGAGGCGGTTTCTGCCCTCGTCGACGAATTGCAGTAGTCCCACGCACGTTTCTCTTAACGGGGTGGCTCTCGGTCGACGACAACCACCACGAAATTCCGAAGTTCCCCACTGCCGGAAAATTATTGCATCCCGTCGCCTATTCCGCTCGTATGAGCAGTGCGGCCGGGTCGCTGTCGGAACCGCAGGTACTTGCCCACACCAAGCGGCGGCTCTTTCCGGGCGAGGAGGACGACTCCTACGTCGTCGCCGACACGCAGTTCTCGAAAGACGAGTGGCTCCCCGGACAGCCCATCGAGCCGTCCGTCCGGGATCGGCTGGCACCGTTCAACCACGTGCAGGTCGGCGGCGGCTATCCCGACCTCGTCGGCGTTCGCAACCTCGAGTCGGATCTGCTGGCGGTCGAACGACTCGGCGACGAACCGCCGCTGATCGCTATCGAGGCGAAGGGGTACACGAGCAGCGGCGTGGATACGGAACTCGGGATCGTCCAGGCGTACGACCGTCTCAACGAGGCGAACGCGGCCTACGTCGCCGCACCGGTCGACGTCATCTCCGAGACGGACCGGACGCTCGCGCGGGAACTCAACGTCGGCGTGCTGGGCGTCGACGCGGCGGGGACCGTCGAGGTACTCGAGGTGCCACGCGTCGTCGGCAACCGGACGACGACCGAGGCGCGAGCGTTGCGATTCCAGGCCGGGGCCCAGGGCGTCGCGGACGCTTCGTTCGGGCTCAACCACCCGAAAAACTACCTCGGCTATCCGCTGGCCCATTACGCCGACGGCGATACGGCGACGCTACTGTCGGAGTACGAGGTGGTCAACGCCGTCACGGACGCCCGCCGTGGCGCTGCCTTCCTCGGACTGATCGAGGACGGCACGAGGGTCGAACTGACGTCGCTCGGCGAGGAAGTGATCCGGTTCGGGAAGGCCCGCTACGGGAGCGTCGAGTCGGCACTCGAGCAGTTCGAGAACTGGCACGGCTCGCCGAAACGGTTCGTCGACCTCGCGCCGGCGTGGGGGCAACTGGCTCGTCGCGTCGTCTTCGACTACGAGGCGACGGAACTACTCGTCGGCGAACTCCAGGCGATGCACGACCACGGTATCACGAACCCGTCGCTGGTCGATACCGTCGAGTGGCTCCACGAGCAGTTCCCCTCGTTCACCGTCGAACTGTTCGTCCGCGGGGACGACGACGTTCGCAGGCGAGTCCTGACAGAAGACGGCGACCTCCGTCCGTCGGCACTCGAGGACGGGACCGTCTACCACTCGCCGACAGTGTTTCAGCTGAAAGCGATGCTGTACCACGCCGGCATTCTGACCGAACGCGGGGCCGAGCCGAGCAACCTCGAGCCGACCGAGGACGTCTGGGCTCTCCGTGAGCCCGTGTGACTGTCGTGGCCGTGTCGTCGCTGGCTGAAGACTGTCTCTCGAGCGATACTGGCGTTCGAACCTCGAGCGATTCGACTACCCGGCGACGATTGGACTGGAAAAGAGTCTCCCTACAGCGACGGCGACGAACCGGTGTCGACGGTACGTGGCTCACTGTCGGCAGTGACGCTTCCGTCTGCGAACGAAACGCGGAGATCACCGTCGACGTCTTCGACCCTGATGGTCCGGCCTTCGTAGGCAAACTCGAGACTGGTAAATCCGTCGGATTCGACTAGCGCGTCGATCACGTCGGGATCGATCGTGTCGTAGAGCGGCTCGAGTTCGAGCGGGTCAGTACCGGTTTCGTGAGCGACGAGGTCGATGACCACCATACTGAGTCGTCGCTCCTCGTCTACTACCGTCGTTGCTCGTGAAGCACTCATTACCCACGTCCATGGCACCAGTGGTAAAGTAAATATCCCAAAATTCCGGCCGGTACTGTTACGGTGGAATTACAGTCCAGATCGCTATCTAGCACGAATTAATGAGTGATATAACTCCGAAAAGAGCGTCGTAATTCCTTGTCTGGCCCGTTAGCGTTGTTCTCTCCAGAAAAAGGATTCGGGCAAATCGAACGTTAGTATTTCGCTACTCGAACATTTCTGCCTCGCACAGAGACGGCTACTCCCGTCGCGGGACGTCGTGACGACCGAACCCGTACCGAAGCCGACTGGCCAGCCGTCGCGAGAACCGGCCGTCGTCGGCCCGCGAACCGAAGCGTTCGCCCAGTGCAGTGTAGATCAGCGGCAGCGGTACTTCCTGCTCGAGACCCTCCTGGACCGTCCAGGTACCCGTCGAACCGCCCTCGACGCGGTCGGCGACCGTCCCGAGGTCGTTGCCCTCTTCGCGGAACGCCTCCTCGCAGAGTTCGAGCAGCCACGAGCGGATCACCGAACCGTTGTTCCAGACCGAGGCGACCGACTCGAGGTCGAGGTCGTACCGGCCCTCGTGGAGCAGTTCGAATCCTTCGCCGTAGGCCTGCATTAACGCGTATTCGACGCCGTTGTGGATCATCTTCACGTAGTGGCCCGAGCCCGCGGGCCCCAGCCGTTCGTGGCCGTTCGGACCCGTTGCGACGGCGTCGAACGCGGGCGTAAGTCGCTCGTAGGCTGCTTCGGGGCCGCCGACCATCAGCGAGAAACCTAGTTCCGCACCTGCGGGCCCACCCGACGTCCCGCAGTCGAGGTACGCCGCCGGACAGGACTCGGCGCGCCGAACAGAGTCCTCGAAGTAGGAGTTGCCGCCGTCGACGACCACGTCGTCGCTCTCGAGGTGTGGCTCGAGTTCCTCGAGTGCCGCGTCGACGGGGTCGCCGGCGGGAACCATCAGCCAGACGTGCTTGCCGTCCTCGCTGTCCAACTTTTCGGCGAGAGCCGCGATCGAGTCGGCCGGTCGCGCGCCCGCGTCGGCCGCCGCGTCGACGGCGTCGTCGTCGATGTCGAAGGCGACGACGTCGTGGTCTGCTGCGAGCAGTCGATCGACGACGATCCGTCCCATGCGTCCGAGTCCGATGACGCCCAGTTGCATGGCAGTGGTTCCGCTGGGGAGGGAGGTAGTGGTTGTGATTCCCCGCGCGGGTCGTGTCAGTGGCGTGCTTGCTCGAGACGTGCCCAGCCGATCGCGTCGAGGACGACGATCCGGTCGTTACAGAGAACGTAGACGCCGTTGTACTCGGAGCCGTTGCCGTCGTAGTACGGAAGCGAATCGCGGATTCTGTCGACGACCGACCAGGCACCCTCTCGGTCGATCGTGACGTGTTCCCACTCTTCGCGGGCGTCGTTCCGGATGGCCCGGATGATCGCCCGTTGTGCGCCAGGAATCTTCGACAGGCGTTCCGACGAGGCGTCGACGATCGTCGCGCCGCTTGGAACGTCCGTCTGGTCGACTATCCGCGCACCGAGATCGGCTTTCGACTGTCCGCTGCTCGCGCGCGACCGTCGCGACCGGAGCCAGTAGCCAGCAGCCGCTGCCGTCCCGACGGCGAGCAACGGGAGTGTCATGTCTTTCCCCCTGAGCATCATGGGGAGTACGTTACAGTAACTGACTAAGTATCTTTCGCAAGAATTTTCGTTTCTAAGAAGTCAAGTCTGAAAGGTGATGGGAACCCGGACTACAGCACCGCGGCAACGTTCGACGTGATCGCGCCGGCGACGACGAGCAACGCGATCGCGACCACGGCGGCGATCCGATACAGTCCGAGTGCGTCGGCGGCGGGTTCGCGCAGTTTCTTCCCGTTGAGACCGGCCTCGAACCGCTTCGAGCCGATCTCGACGAGGGCGGCAAGCGCCAGCCAGAGCGCGACCATCACGAGCACCAGTTGCCCGTTGATCGTGCCGAACAGCGAGTCGGCGGTGTAACGAGCCTCTGCAAGGTGAGCACCGGTCAACAACAACACCAGCGCACTCACTCTCGAAATCGTCGTCAGTTTGCTCGAGATCGTCTCGAGCGGTGCCGTCGTGTTGAACGCACCGTCACGAGCCAGTGGAAGAACGACGAACGCGACGTAGACGACGCTACCCGCCCAGATAGCGGCGAAGACGAGATGGAGCGTCTGTGTGATGAACGCATCGACCATACCCTTGGGTTAGAGAGGGATGGTATCAGCGTTCCGACTTACAGCCGTCAGTAACAGTCATCGCTACTATCTTCTTACAGCGAGAGAATCCCGGCGTTTACGCCGTCATCAGAAATCTTCGATTTCTGATTGCCCGTCAGACGTAGTCTGACGACCGGGCGTGAATCGCGTCACTCAACTACGCGAACCACCGCTCGACAGCAGACCGGATCTTCCACGCTAATCCACACCATTAAGTAGATTTCTCTACATAGGCTATGTATGGCGATTGAGGTCACGCGCACCTACGTTGGTTCCATCCAGAACCAGCAACAGGTCAGCGATGGCCTCGATTCGCTCGGCGACTCCGCCTCGAAGATCTGGAACATCGCACGCTGGACAGTTGATCGTATCTGGGAGGTAACCGGCGAAATCCCCGATGAAGGAACGCTGAAATCGTACATGAAGAACCAAGCGTGCTGGAAAGACCTGAACGCACAATCCAGTCAGAAAGTCATCGAAGAACTTTCTGACGCTTTCCAGTCGTGGTTCGACCTGCGACACAAAGACGACGAGGCGAATCCACCCGGCTACCGCAAACATGGCGACACACGCCCCAAGAGTACGGTCACGTTCAAGGCAGACGGCTTCAAACACGA
This region of Natronobacterium texcoconense genomic DNA includes:
- a CDS encoding HalOD1 output domain-containing protein, whose amino-acid sequence is MSASRATTVVDEERRLSMVVIDLVAHETGTDPLELEPLYDTIDPDVIDALVESDGFTSLEFAYEGRTIRVEDVDGDLRVSFADGSVTADSEPRTVDTGSSPSL
- the gnd gene encoding phosphogluconate dehydrogenase (NAD(+)-dependent, decarboxylating) produces the protein MQLGVIGLGRMGRIVVDRLLAADHDVVAFDIDDDAVDAAADAGARPADSIAALAEKLDSEDGKHVWLMVPAGDPVDAALEELEPHLESDDVVVDGGNSYFEDSVRRAESCPAAYLDCGTSGGPAGAELGFSLMVGGPEAAYERLTPAFDAVATGPNGHERLGPAGSGHYVKMIHNGVEYALMQAYGEGFELLHEGRYDLDLESVASVWNNGSVIRSWLLELCEEAFREEGNDLGTVADRVEGGSTGTWTVQEGLEQEVPLPLIYTALGERFGSRADDGRFSRRLASRLRYGFGRHDVPRRE
- a CDS encoding copper resistance protein CopD, which translates into the protein MVDAFITQTLHLVFAAIWAGSVVYVAFVVLPLARDGAFNTTAPLETISSKLTTISRVSALVLLLTGAHLAEARYTADSLFGTINGQLVLVMVALWLALAALVEIGSKRFEAGLNGKKLREPAADALGLYRIAAVVAIALLVVAGAITSNVAAVL